The nucleotide sequence AATAATAATTGCAATTTTTATAATCTCCGGTTCCTAAAAAAGAGAGAAAAACCTTTCTACCCATCCAAATCCTCCACTGAAATTTTACCAAAACCAAAGCCTGTATTTTTACCTAACCCAAAAATTTCACTGAAATTAAGCAATGATAACTCATAAGATGTGAAATAACCCTCCAAATCCATATGACCAACGCATCCGCCTAATTTCATTTTTTGTTTCTGTCTTGCTGAATATCGGTCATAATCCTTCCAGTATATACAAATGTTTTCCGATTTTTCTGACAATTTTTTTGTCAGATGCGTATCAACGTTATTAATCCCATATTTGGAGGATAATATTTCAGCTCTTCTTACAGCCGCGTATAAAAAATCTCTGTATGTTATTTTGTCAGTATATTTTCCGTTAATTTTTAACCGTAACGGAGAATCCATATTTATACTTATTTTTTTATAAATTTCACTTGTACCTGTTGACAGCTCCCAATCTTTTGGCTCGGGGATCCCCAGTTCTTCACTTTCACCGTCATTCACCATCTTCCCGTCAGCAAAAATGCTGACAATGTCATACTTTGTTTTTCTGCGGAAGAGTCCACTCTCTCCACCTTTTTTGAAGGCATAAAATATATAAGGAAAATAATCGATACCTCTGCCAAATAATGTAAGGCGGAAATGTAAGCTATCAAGTTTTTTGTCAGCATCCTCGCTGCAAGAAATCGTAAAAGGATGGGAAACTTTATCTCGTCCTTTTAAAAATTCGTTGTCTTTGGATATGGGTGATTCAAAGATATAAGAGTAGGCGCATTGAAATTTAAGGGGGCATTCTTCGCATTTTCTTCTTCTGAGTACACAGGCAAATGATTTGAGTTCTTTTCCCAATACAGATCTCAACAAAAAGGCCGGAAATACATCAGAATAAGTGGTTTCTGAAAATTGGATTGTAAAATCATATTTTTGGTACTTGATAAACACAAAGACTCCCAAAAAATAAGTTAGCTATATTATACCACGCTTTTATTAATAAACAAAAAAAAATTCAGATTCTGACAATATAATTTCGTACAATTATTAGATGTAATTGAGGCTGCTTTGGCAGATGATGTTGTAAAAACTGGTTTTTTTGCACAAAATTCGACCTTAAACAAATGCAATGCAGCTATTTTGTCAGGAATATCAATTTATAATGTTATGATATATATTGGTGAAGATATGGAACAACTGCAGGAACTCAGAAAAAAAGCAAACAACTTAAAAGATAACCGCAAATATGAACAAGCGACAGAAATCTATAAACAAATTATAGATAATCATGAATCCCACTGTAATGATTGGGATTATTGGAATTATGCATTTTGCTTAAAAAAACAAAGAATGTATAACGCAGCTTCTGAAATCTGCAAAAGTTTGCTGCGTATAAATAAGGATTTTGTTCCGGCTAAAAATCTTTTGTGTTGGTGTCTCTTCTACTCAAAAATAAAAAACAAAAAATCTGAAGATGAATTCCTTGAGGCTTCAAGGAAAGTTTTAAAACTATGCAGCCAAAAAGACAAATACTCCCCTTATACTATAACAGTTTTTAAGGTTTTGGAGCATTTTAAGCATAAAAATGATTACCCTGCAGAAAAAATTCTTAAGTGTACAAATATGCTTGATCCCGAACTTTTAAATTTT is from Flexistipes sinusarabici DSM 4947 and encodes:
- the cas6 gene encoding CRISPR system precrRNA processing endoribonuclease RAMP protein Cas6 — encoded protein: MFIKYQKYDFTIQFSETTYSDVFPAFLLRSVLGKELKSFACVLRRRKCEECPLKFQCAYSYIFESPISKDNEFLKGRDKVSHPFTISCSEDADKKLDSLHFRLTLFGRGIDYFPYIFYAFKKGGESGLFRRKTKYDIVSIFADGKMVNDGESEELGIPEPKDWELSTGTSEIYKKISINMDSPLRLKINGKYTDKITYRDFLYAAVRRAEILSSKYGINNVDTHLTKKLSEKSENICIYWKDYDRYSARQKQKMKLGGCVGHMDLEGYFTSYELSLLNFSEIFGLGKNTGFGFGKISVEDLDG